Below is a window of Microcebus murinus isolate Inina chromosome 3, M.murinus_Inina_mat1.0, whole genome shotgun sequence DNA.
ACTGTGAGAACAGGTGAGAGCTGCACTCTGGGGGTGTGctggtttcctggggctgctgtaacaagttaccGCAATCCTGGTGgctaaaagcaacagaaattattctcccacagttctggaggccagaagtctgaaatcaaggtggcAGCAGGGCTGTGCTTTCTCCAAACGTTCTTACTGGCTCCTCCCAGCTTCTGATGGTTGCTGGCGACCCTGGGAGTTTTCCAgcttgcagctgcatcactcTAACTTCGGCTCCACTGCCACAAGGCCTTCCTCCCTGtgtctcctcttttctccttgtaaggacaccagtcacactggATTAGAGCCCATCCTACTCCAAAATGACCTTGTCTTAAACTTGAgttcatctgcaaagaccctatttctagataacgtcacattcacaggtactggggttaggacttAAATATATACTTCTGGCGAACACAATCCAACCCACAatgtggggacagagggaagggacaGCAAGAACCCTctgtggggacagagggaagggacaGCAAGAACCTGGGCCCTGCTTCAGTCACCTAGCCACAGCATGGGCCCTGCCCAGAATAGCAGCCCTTATTTTGTTAGACAACTGTCGTCAAGCACCTTATCTGATGCACTCTCCCTCCTCTAATGTTTAAGGGATATAACAGTCCCTTTTTGACCTATTCAGTGGAAAGACGGGGTGCCCAGCACTAGCATAATGCCAAGCCCCTGGTGGCAGTTGATTGATCATTGCTTGGATCAATGCTTGGATCATTCATGCAAAGTTCTCCCAGCCCAGCCATGTCCTTTTCCACCATCTCAACCCTGAGCTCCTCCTCAGTCTGCTAAGTCTTGTGGTGCCCCTAGGCTTCTCCCCAGCAAGGCATTTTAAGGACCCTGCGGTGAGTTCTCCAACtgcacagcctcagtttcccagtctgGCCTGTGTCTTCCTCTAGCCCTGGGCTCCGTGCCTGCCATGTTTTCCAGCCACCCTGATGGGCTCAGTGTCCCTCTTGGCAATCACCCTCTGTCCTGCTCTCTACCCAGGCCCACCCGAGGCCTAGCACCATGCTCTTCATCCCACTGTTAATTCCCACAGAAGCCCCTCCTCCCACACGTCCTCATGCCCATCCAGACCCACGGGCATTTCCTGGCCCCTTCCTCATCCAGCCTGCTAGACCCACACCTCTTCCATGGGCTGCAGATGTCCACCTGGACGTGCAATTTTTTTGCTTCAAATAAGACAAGCAGAAACCCAAGCACAGGATCCTCTGTCAAAGGCATCAGGCCTTTTGCATGTCATCACTGCTGTGCTTCCCCCTTCTGAATCCTTCAGGCTCCTGTCTCTGcagcatttaaaaattcctcCCTGTGTACCCAGCCCCAGATCCATCTGTGTGTCCTTGTGAATTACTGTACTGTGCTTGTTCTGAGATCTGTCCCCTCCCTTTTAATCTCGCTGTGGAAACAGGATGCCACAGAAGGGAAGAAGAGCCCGATCCTGACCAGTAGTAGCACTCACACCTGGCAGAGAGAAGCCCTCACTGAGCTTGGATGTCAGCTTCTGTGACCCCTCAGGGGTCGCACATCTTAAATTACGCCCGTCACATACAGAAGATAGTGCCATATGCaggtatttttaaacatttttaaagataagtaaAAGTAGGTCAAACTATGATTTCTTCCCCACTTTTTGCGCTTTGCCCTCAGGAGAGCTTCTCAGGCTGTCTGCAGACTGGTCCAGGGACTGAGCCCTGCCCAGCGACAGCCACTTCGGAAAGTCATGGCAAATACTGCAAATCAAACCTTCCTGGGACACAcagtcctttctctttctccttctccttcgccttctttctcctttctgtagCAGCTGTCGCCTGCGGCCTGGGCTTCCAGCCTGGCCTCTCCGGCAGAGCACGAACCTGGCCTCACCTCCACTGCTGCAGACCCCGAGGGCCCTCTGCCTCCCGCTCAGCCCTGGCTGCCAGGCCGGGGCCCCACTGGGTCCTGCCCACATCTCTCTGCGACCACACTGGCCGATGTAGGCAGAACACAAGGCTGACGTCCCCCACAGTCCCCAGGAGTTTGCCTCGGGGGTATCAGATATAATGCCCACCtgcccaggccagggccaggaAGGGACCCTTCCTCACCTGCTCAGCACCCATCActgccttcctgtctctcttcctGTTTGACTTTCCGTCTttcgagtgtgtgtgtgtgtgtggtctctatatatttgtctgccttcctgtatttttctttctatgtctatttttttctattctatattttttcctctctctctctctctctctctctctctctctctctctctctctctctcgtttaGATGAGttcttctttctgtttgtcttttatttttttcctgggctTACTTAATCcacttgttttctcttctgtatttttaattttctgtattttctgcctttctgtattttttttttctgccttttcagggttgtttttttctctctttatatttttatttctgtatttctatctcttttttcCTCGCATTGTTCTATCTATTTCCCTGGGTTAATTCAACTGCTTCCTCTTTCATTTCACTCTCATGTGTTTGTGTCCTAaattatttctcccttttctctctagATTTTTGTCCCCATTAAACTTGGTTTCCTCAGCATGGCTTTGGGAAGAGGGCCCTCCCCGCTCCACCAGTAGCCTCTCCTTCTGAACCCTGCCCTCCCCAAAAGCCTGCACGGAGGGCCAGGTGCTGGGCTGTCCTCAAGGAGAGTCTCCCAGACAGCAGGGGCGGCTGGGTCCAGCAGCTGGAGGCTCACTGGTGGCTTTCTGAACTGGGAATGTGGGATTCTTTGCACCTTTGCCCTAAGCTTTGAACATGAGCTACAATTCCAAGAGAGGGAGATAAACAAACCTCACTCAACATCCTgctacatatgaaaaaaatatgggAGAAAGGACACAGAGGGCATCCAATGTCTACAGTTCCAGCTCGTTTCCTATGAGAAGGAGAAGTCAATGTCCTCCCAATGCTCCAGACAGCACTGTGGCCTGCACGTGGGGGCCAGCTGCAGGGCCTTGTCTGGCCTCGGAGGCGCAGGGAGGTGCTTgggcccagggaggcccagggtgCTCTCCTCGGCTGCCTCACCTCCCGCCCCCTCTCAGACCCTTGCCTGCCCCCAGCTTTGTACCAGCCTTAACTGTGCCAGAATGTCCCCTCCTTTGGAAGGTGGCAGCTCTACAGAGCAGAGCAGGTGGAACAGCCCTTGTCTGGGGGGATGTGCCCCTGCGGTGCAAGGCTGGAGTTCACAACACATTTTCCTAGAAAAACACGATGCCAAAATTGTGGGTGACATGATAGTATGAAGGGATGCAACAACCAGGACATACTGAGCACGTTCCAAGTGCCAAGCTCCTGCACTGAAGTGCTTGCCCTGAATAAGGAAGAAATCCTGATTTTACAGAGGAGTCTCAGAAGAGTCCAGTAACTGTCCCTGGAACACAGACAGATCTAGCTCCGAAGAATATGATCTGTGGGGTGAACCCCTACTGGCCCTCCTCATTTCTGGGCCCCAGAAGAGCTGGCTCAGCACAGCTGTGTTAGCACACACGCCACTGTTCACACAGAGGTCTCCACTCCCTGACAGCCGGGTCCACAGCAGCAGAAATATGACCTTGCCCAGCGGTGCTTGGTGCAGGGTAGGTTCTCAACAAAAGTGCAATGACACATACGGCTTTTCTTTAACTGTGTCCTGTTCAAGaacacacagcaccctttcttgCTTTAGGTATTTGCATATGGAATTCTCTCCACCACAatgccctcctcctccacctggcTCCCTCCTCCTGGTTTCAAGAatgtcacctcttccaggaagtctCCCACCATCTCCACCTCCCCCAGAGTGGTTCAGGTGCCCGCCTCTCGGGGCTCCCGCCAAGCTGGCACACCCACCGTGGAAGCCCTGGCCGTACTGCCAGGGGGGTACTGCTAGGACCAGAGCAGGACTGTGACCACCAGAGCACTCAGCACAGTACTGGGAACCTGCCAGGACCAACAACCACACGAAGGGATCCCCTTCTGCAGATGGGTGGTGGGAGTAGACGTGGATGCACCAGGTGGGAGTGGAAAAGAAACTGGATTCGGAGGGCAGAGAGATAGTGTAAATTCAGGAGAGAGGGTCAACCACTCGCTGCAAGGCAGTCATGGGGTCCACTAGGGCGTCTGCAGCCTCTTCTCTCACCAACACTGTCCTCCAAGGTCTGGTCTTGGGCTCGGCAATGTGAACACACCCCAACGACAGAGTTCATTGCTAGTGAAGACGCGACCATGTTTGTCACACACCGGAGTGCCAGCAGTGGGAATCTGCATGGGCTTGATCTGACCTGTTTCTGAAGCTTTTCCCTGTGGAGGCTTAACTGAAATTGTCAGAACATGAAATCAATAGGGTCTTGGCAAAGGGCTTCTATAATTGAATATATTACTTCCCAATTTCTCGTCCTTTTCCCCTTTCGTGTCAAATGAAGGGCCTGCTTTTCATTACTGAGCCTTTCAGAACAGAAAATGATTGTTGGATGATATATGCTCTTTGGTCATCTAGTGCACATTTGAACTCCATGCTCCTGAAATCGATCTCGATAATTTCCAATAACAATGTTTGATACCTTCTCCCTCTCTTAACAGCTTCCTCATTTTGAAAGTTCCTCCTTAACTGTTCTGGTGGATGGAGGAACAGAAGGGGGAAATCAGAAGGCCTTAAATAGATTTTACAGGCACCAAAGCATGCATTTGGAGTACCGTCAGCTAGAAAGATCTTGTTTCAATAATATGATCTTCGCGTTCAGCTGAAGACTGTGTTATGGAACCTGACTGCCCTTGGTGACTGCTTAAAGCTGACATAAGGCAGAAAAATGGACATTTAATATGGGAAAGAAATTAGTCCTCAAGATCTTTGTTTCCTGAATCTCTGCAGcagctcagctggggctgggcccaTGCAGCAGCTGCGGGAGCTTTCCTGGGAAAGGCGCTGGGTACGGCGTGCAGAAAGCCCACCCCACAGGGGACTTGGGGTGAATCAAGTGAAGGGGGCTGGCAAGGAAGACCCTAACACCCACTGCAATTTGGGGCTCCTGAGGGCTCTGAGTTTCCAGGTCCACTAATGGCACCCTGTGTTCCCAGCGTGGAGCCCTgggtccccttctcctccccatgGTTCCCCCTCTCAACTTGCCCCAAATCCCACTGACTGCCTCTCTGGCCTCTGCTGCCACCCCGGTTTGGGCTACAGCCTCCCTCTTCCAGCCTTAGTTACTGTGGCCTTCGAACGGGTCACCCCGTCAGCACCGACAGTGGAAAGACCTTCCTGTGACACCCCAGTGATGAGGCCACTGCCCCCTCAGGGAAGGTGGAAGGTCCACAGCCCACGCGGGAGCACAGACAGCCACCCGGGCTCACCAGCCTCTCCGGCGCATGCCAAGGGCTGCCGTCTGGCTTGATGCTCAGGTTGAAAGTGCCAGGCACTCGCTGACGTCCCCAGCCTTCCCTGGGAGGCCGGCCCCACTCCCCGCCTGGGGACGATGGGGCGTGGCTTGCTCTGCCATTTATAATTCAGACTCTCCAGGCTCCAGTCTCACAGCCGGGCCAGCCCCAACCCACAGAACAGGCAGCCAGGGCCCCACACCCTCTCCCTGCACTCCCCCTGCCCAGTGTTCCTGCCTCCCATCCCGCCCACGCCGAGAGCTCCTTGGGGACAGAGACTGTGTCTTCGCCACCCTCACGCCCAGAGCTCACACAGCAAGTCACTGCGGAGCTGCGTTTTTCAAACAAGGACCTAGTGAGTGGAAATAAAAACGTTTACAGGTCTCTTTTTCCTTAATagttcatttaaatatatatatgaagctTCAGCTAAGCATTTTTGTTTATCTCACTGTCACTAAGGGGCTTATATTTTTGGCTAAGACTTTAGGAACTCTAAAACCTGCACACATTTCAGAACTTTGGGACAACTCATGAGCTTCTGTGCTCGTGGTAGGGAGGGGATTCGAGATACTTGGAGTGAAGCAATTACCAGGGATTAAGCAGCAACAACTGAACAAGGCTGTCTTAGCTGCCTGAGGTTCTGTCGAGCGCGGAGCAAGGACAGGAGTCTGAGCAGGTCACCCAGGACTGCCCTGTGGGATTCTGGGTCAGTGAGTGGCCCTGGGCCGTGGCCAAGCCACTAAGCTGGAAGGCTGGAGTCCGCAGTGCCCTCAGAGCGGAGCCCTCGACAGGGGCAGGTTTGACTTTCTTCTCTGCACTAATGCTGTGTCCCAAGGCCACATGTCACCCGTGTGCTTGGTCCTAACTGCCTTGTCCCAGATGGGGGCCACTGCCCCAGCTTAGCTTCTGGTTGCAAAAGTTTCCCCACCCTACCGCAGTGCTGGAGGCGGGAGGCTGGCCACCGTGAGCTTTCGCAGAACCAGCGAGGGCAGACGGTCTGACAGCTCTATCAGTTCCCTTTTCTTAGTCCTACAATCAGGTTGCCAGCTGCGCGGCAAGACGCGGTGCTCCGAGTAGCAACTCACCATGGCAGGACCTCAACAAATGCCTGTGATAAAGCTGACCGGGGGAGCCCGCCCACTGGCCTTGTGACAGACAGGATGAAATAGGATAATGGGATCCTTCCTGTGTACCCCAGTACTGCCATCTCTAGAAGTGCCTAGACCCCGGACTAGTCTACTCTCTGATCATGGGGAACTTCAAGAAACTAGCATAGTGTTCAGCCACTTACACTAAGTCAGAGTCACTAACAATCCGTTTACAGTAAGCTAGAAAAATGTCATTCCAACAATATGCTCTTCAATCACCATCCCAGTGTTTGGCGCACATCCCCATAGATTTGCCGTATCTGACACTGCACTCTGTCTTGTCCCCTTTTCCTGTCTGGCAGCTTGCCCACCTGTCCATGACCAGCCCTTCCTCATTGCCTTGCCAGGGCCCTGCTTCCTGGGGTCTGTCCTCCCCGATGAAGAGAGCACACAGACTCTCTAGGGTCTTCCGGGCCAGCCCCTCACAGCTCACCGCTGGCCAGACTTCTGTGACCCTGGCTGCTGGCTCGGACCACCCCCACTGTCTGTCACTGTGCTGCCCCGATTCCACGCTGCTGGCCAGCCTGGCCACCCTCTGCTATATTTTGGTGTGACACTGAGAAGTGCCTAGCATGAAGCCTGGCCCAGAACTGACACGTGGTGAATGTTAGCTGTTGTCATTAACCATTGCTTCGTTCCCCTACTTGGTACATGACGATTCAGCAGCCGAGGCCTCCCGTTCTGGAAGTCTAAGTTTCCAGTTTCTTACATAAAAAGATAAAGTGCCTAACTGCCGTAAGGCACTGCTCAAGTTATATCTTTAAATGTTTCCATTGAAGTATAAAACATATACagtcagatgtgtagcatgtatCAATCTTAAGTTTACAGCCCAAAGAttttttacatatacatgtacaccCATGGAACCACCCAGATGAAAATATAGAGCATTTCCCACACCCCTTTATGCCCCCCCAGCAGCACCACCTCTGCCATTCTGACAGTGATCACCATGTTACCATCAGCTAGCCTTGCCCCTCCTTggatgtcatataaatggaattatatagtattaaCCCTTTTATGTCAGGTTTCTTTCACTAAGCATGTCTGTATATTTACAATCATTCACATATGTTGTTGCATGTAGTGgtaatttattccttttcattgttgagtagtattccattatgtgaaatatattacaatttgtttatttagtcccatggttttttgttttttttttgaagtaattAACGTAACATCaagattttattgtcttcataatAAACAAAAGACGCTTAGAACTGGATCACTTGgccctttctcttcttatctcCTCCCAGTTCAAAATGCTTGCATCTCTTAATAGCCAGCATTCTCTTAGATCTGCAGTTGGGCTCGACACACTCAAGCCTCAGCacaattttctttgtagttttagcCTTTTTCCGGAAAATCGGCTTAGTCTGCCCACCATAGCCACTCTGCTTTCTATCATAACGCTGCTTTCCCTGGGCATACAGAGAATCCTTGCCCTTCTTGTACTGTGTCACTTTGTGGGGTTGGTGCTTGCCACATTTCTTACAGAAAGTCCGGCGGGTTTTAGGAACGTTCACCATGTTTGCGTGCGCGCTATTGGCCTATTTAGTCCcatgttgatgaacatttggttcACAGCTCCTGgtttttggttattattatatgaataaagctgctatgaacattcctgtACAAGTCTTATTGTGAGCATatattctcatttctcttggCCAAATATCTAGGGagggaattgctgggtcatacctTTAACCTTATCAGAAACTGCCCAACTGTTTTCTAGAGTGGTCATTGCCATTTCGGACTGCCAACAGCAATTGGAAGAGTTTCAGTTGTTCTGTGTCATTGCCAGAACTGAATGCTGTCAATCATTTTAGGTTACCCAGTTTAGTGGGTGTGGTATTTCACagtggtatttcactgtggttttaatttctatttccctgatgactaataataTTAAGCAAAGTTTCATGTGCTCAttagccattttttaaatcttcttttatgaaatgtattttcaagtcttttgaacaatttttcatgGATTGTGTCTTTTCATATTATATTGTAGGagtttctttatacattctggatgGATATGTTTTGTCAGATATGtgtatttcaaataatttccCCAACGTTATAGTTTGCCTTTGTATGTCCTAAAGGGTGTCTTTTAGCAAACAAAAAGTTTCACTTTTGGAAAAAttccaatttatcaatatttaatttaatgattAGTACTTTTTGTGTCTCTCTAAGAAATCTTCCCAAAGATattcacctatgttttcttctgagaattttaaagttttccctTTTACATGAGCGTACAATCAGTTTCAAATTAACTGCTATGTATTATGTGGGAAACAGGtcacagctctttttttttttttattcagttatCTGGCTGTTTCCTGCACTATTGAAAAATGATCCTTTAATCATTGAATTTCCTtcgtacctttgtcaaaaatcaagtgAACATATGTGTGGGTTGATGTCTGGACTCTTTAGCGTTCCATTGATCTATCTGTGCATTCTTATGCCAACACCACATGTCTGTACCATTGAAGCATTAGCACAAGCTCTGAAATCAGGTAGCACAAGCCCTCCacatttcttcaacatttttcaAAGTGGTTTGGACTATTTTAGGCCATCCTCATTTCCATACCAATTGTCAAATCAGCTTGTGAGTTTCTACAAACACTCCTGCTGAGATTTTGACAGAGACGGTGCTGAATGTGCAGACCAATTTGAACACACAGCCATATTGCATCTTCCCATACACACAACATACTCTCCAGTTATTTAGACCTTTTGCTATACCCCACAAAATTTGGTATGGTGTTTTCACTATCattcagcttaaaatattttccattttcccttgtGATTCCCTCTTTAATTTGcaggttatttagaaatgtgcttCTTAATATCCACATATTTGGGAGATTATTGCagatatgtttttgttatttacttataatttaaTTCCCTTGTCAACAGAGAATATATTCTGCattgttttaatctttaaatctttcaaaaatcTCTCTGGTTTAATTCAAATGATTTCACAGACACGTTTTTCAGTTGTGCCCAGTGTGTTGTTAATCCcctctaattaatttttttttagtaatagcattgtatttctcagttctagaattcctatttgatttttttttttacagtttccaAAAATCTTCTGAAATTTCCTATCTCCTTATCCATTATATCCATTATATTCATATGTTCCTGACTGTTCTTTAATAagttcatcatattttttaaaaagcccttgtCCACTAATTTCAATATTTGGGTCATTTGCAAGTTCTTTTCTATTGAGTGATTTTTCTCTTGACTAAGGATcacatattcctattttttcacATATCTGGTAATATTGTATTAGACACTATGATACTAATTCTGTATCCTCTTCTCATCCTCTAAAGAGTGTTGAGTTTTATTCTAGCACACAGTTAAAACACTAGAAGATAAACTTGAATTTGTGGAGGCTTGGTTTTATGCTTGTCAGGAAGAATCTATTTTGGTTCGCCTATagtctcttttaattttatctttagtcCTTAGGTTATCCCTTTTATTGGGCCCTTGGGCCCTTGAAGAAGTCATTAACTTTTTTGATCCTCAGGTTGCCTTTCTGTAAGTGAGTGGGTTGGACTATATGACCCCAGGGTTCCCTTCCAGCTCTCGCATGTATTTTTATCAGGAGTCgaacttcctcttcctttccctttccttcacttccccttccttctttcctttccatttccttccaTAATAGGTTTCCCTAGAAAGAGAATTTAAGAGTGCTATCTGtgagagaaagatggaaaaagttagaagtgaaggaaaaaagaggaaaaagagaaaatgcaactCCTAATATTAACTGTTGTCTGGGAAAGGGACCAAGGAAGACAACACGAAACAGGAACATTTCTTACGACCAGCCACACACAACAAGGGGAGAAGTGTCACGCTAAGGCTAGGGAGCAGTGTACACATGGGACATGGGCACAATCCGTGGGGGGAGTCTTCCCACCTGTCCACCCCTGGGTCTCTCCAGAGCACCATCTCTCCCTTCCTGAGCCACCATACCGTGACATCaccttttc
It encodes the following:
- the LOC142870060 gene encoding large ribosomal subunit protein eL42-like, which encodes MVNVPKTRRTFCKKCGKHQPHKVTQYKKGKDSLYAQGKQRYDRKQSGYGGQTKPIFRKKAKTTKKIVLRLECVEPNCRSKRMLAIKRCKHFELGGDKKRKGQVIQF